The genomic region TATCCAATTCCAATAATGGTATTGACtgcctctgtctgtatctctgtgacTCAGCCAGGACAAGGGCCACCGATGTCCCATCAGGCTAAAGCATGACATTGCAGTAAAATGCTGAGTAACCTGTAAGTGAGCTGACGAACCCATTGATTCCGGACGTCACAAACTAAAGTGACCATCCTGTCTGTGAGGGTACCTTACCTTGGTATTCTGCACCAGCTCCAAACCCTGTCACGTCAGTCCCTGGCCTCCCACATCATGTCAACAATAGTGTTATAATGCTAACGGATTACAGTAATATGGCAACTTTCATCTGATCTCTTGGCaccactacagtaacattagagatCACAAcatcaccatcacaccacctatCAGCTACCATCACTCTACTTCTATTCGTTTTCTCATTGGATGATAACTCATTGAGCTTCATACATGTGACGTTTCCCACATTCACATGTGCAGTATGCATGACATCTCTCTGTGCCTTGTAGCTGAGATCAGAGGTGCCTGCATGCTGCCACCCAGCCTCACACAGAGATCCACTGATAAGACATGGTGTCTACATAATGCCCATTCATACATCACCGTGCCCGCTCAGCCCAGCGCCTGAGGCCTAGCTCTGTCCCTCTCACCCACACCCTTGCCAGCTCAGGCTGTCAGTAATGTCCTCTGGCGCAGCCGCCACAGAGGACACGGCACACTCCTCACTGCACTCCACATGTTTGCTCTCCAGTCACAAACTACAATGTCACCATGTCCAACAACAGTGGAAAAACTGCTAATGGCCCGGACCGTGTTCTGATTAGACTAGCCTGACACATTCCCTCATAGATAAAACATGATATGGGCTATTCATAGCCCCAGTGTGTGTAGTTTTTCTGTGCTTAAAGTTAACTGAAAAAAAGATGTCTAAGATGGTGGGGAAATGTTTAGATAGTGATTGTGAGGCTAtagtgcccatagaaatagaatgactatacagtatatctatcttgttgttctatttctatgataGTGTCCTAGGCTTGTAAAATGACAGGCATAATGTGTTACCTTTTTCAGCCTACTCCTGGTGGGGGTGAGCTCCCTGGTGTAGGGGACAGTTGTGTCTGGCTCCCAGTCCATATCCCCACAAGGCATCTCCAGCTCCCCCAGCGCTGTCTCTCTCAGGCCTGAGAAGTCCCTGCTGAACACAGCCAGCCGGAGGGTGCAGGCACGGAGCTCCTCCACAGAGCCCACCTGTAGCACAAGGCTCTGGCACTGTATCTCTGGGCTGAGGCTGAGCCGCCGAGACGCCCCCTGCTGGGGTGAGGGGCAGAGCGGGGGCAGGCTGGCTCGAACGAACACCCCACTGCGCCGCCGTGCAGCCCCGGATAGGCCCATGATGTTGGTGGTCAGAGTGCCCCGTGCCGGGGAGAAGAGCAGGGAGAAGTGCAGGAGAGGAGCAGGCTTGGTGGGGATGGATAGGGAGCTGGAGCCGTACTGTTGCTGGGACAGCTCCCCCTGAGGGCCAGGAGACTGCATGGCACTGCCAGGGCTGGTCAGGCGGCTCTGTTCGCTGTACAGGAAGTTGTCACCGGTCACGGTGCAGCGGCGTTCCAGCGCCCGACGGGTCTTGGAGACTAGGCCCAGTTTGGAGATAGAGGGCAGGGAGGCACGGCCATGGCCTGAAGGCttgtagtgggaggaggaggacacAACCGGGGTGCTGAGGCGACGCATGGGAAAGCAGGACCTGGGGGAGGACCTCAGCTCGGAGGAGGACGACCGGGGGCGAGGTTCAAAGGGCATGGCGGTGAGGTCATCCTCAGAGGGGGAGGAGCTGTTATTGTGGGAGGGGAGGTCCAGGACATCCCCGTCTAGCTCCTCATACTGCTGCTTGATGGGTAAGGTGCCAGAGGACGGAGTCAGGGTCACGGTGACCCGTTCACAAGTGGCTGAGGAAGGGGATATTGCAGCCTCTTTGTCCTCTGGTGGATGATACTTCCCTCTCCGCCAACACAGTAGACAGCCCAGCACCAGGCAGAAGCAGAACACTGCCAGACCCACTGCCAGCAGAATCTGCAGGTGGACTGGACACAGGAGAGGTTACGTTTCAATTACATTAGTGACTGAAAAACACAGAGTgaaaaagagagcaagagagaggccCCCATCAATTT from Salvelinus fontinalis isolate EN_2023a chromosome 35, ASM2944872v1, whole genome shotgun sequence harbors:
- the LOC129834474 gene encoding synaptotagmin-13-like isoform X1, with the translated sequence MTQYALGVHLQILLAVGLAVFCFCLVLGCLLCWRRGKYHPPEDKEAAISPSSATCERVTVTLTPSSGTLPIKQQYEELDGDVLDLPSHNNSSSPSEDDLTAMPFEPRPRSSSSELRSSPRSCFPMRRLSTPVVSSSSHYKPSGHGRASLPSISKLGLVSKTRRALERRCTVTGDNFLYSEQSRLTSPGSAMQSPGPQGELSQQQYGSSSLSIPTKPAPLLHFSLLFSPARGTLTTNIMGLSGAARRRSGVFVRASLPPLCPSPQQGASRRLSLSPEIQCQSLVLQVGSVEELRACTLRLAVFSRDFSGLRETALGELEMPCGDMDWEPDTTVPYTRELTPTRSRLKKPLPSQSMSSQEMLGRRKSSLCAAPRALGQLFILLQYQTLAHRIKVMVRKAENLAKLSRMPGAADHYVVINLRQDGKVISTKETKGAGGHNAVWNAPFLFDLPVGDITQLPLALEFIIMQGRLYTKSSMLGRVLIGCEAPEAGQGHWRDMCRQGQVETAHWHPITPEVF
- the LOC129834474 gene encoding synaptotagmin-5-like isoform X2, whose amino-acid sequence is MTQYALGVHLQILLAVGLAVFCFCLVLGCLLCWRRGKYHPPEDKEAAISPSSATCERVTVTLTPSSGTLPIKQQYEELDGDVLDLPSHNNSSSPSEDDLTAMPFEPRPRSSSSELRSSPRSCFPMRRLSTPVVSSSSHYKPSGHGRASLPSISKLGLVSKTRRALERRCTVTGDNFLYSEQSRLTSPGSAMQSPGPQGELSQQQYGSSSLSIPTKPAPLLHFSLLFSPARGTLTTNIMGLSGAARRRSGVFVRASLPPLCPSPQQGASRRLSLSPEIQCQSLVLQVGSVEELRACTLRLAVFSRDFSGLRETALGELEMPCGDMDWEPDTTVPYTRELTPTRSRLKKSMSSQEMLGRRKSSLCAAPRALGQLFILLQYQTLAHRIKVMVRKAENLAKLSRMPGAADHYVVINLRQDGKVISTKETKGAGGHNAVWNAPFLFDLPVGDITQLPLALEFIIMQGRLYTKSSMLGRVLIGCEAPEAGQGHWRDMCRQGQVETAHWHPITPEVF